Proteins encoded in a region of the Streptomyces liliiviolaceus genome:
- a CDS encoding DMT family transporter: MTALFALATSVLWGLADFGGGLLTRRTPALTVVVVSQSIAAVVLGAIVLVTGAWSETGPRLWFAVAAGLVGPVAMLAFYKALALGPMGVVSPLGSIGVAVPVGVGLVLGERPGLMQFVGIAVAVAGVVLAGGPQFRGAPVQRQAVLLTLLAAFGFGAVMALIAEASSTLTGLFLALFVQRVTNVVAGGAALCVSVRRGRVAPPRVAWRAVPAFAFVGLADVAANGTYSLAAQRGPVAVAAVLASLYPVVTALAARGVLRERLRGVQAAGAGLALVGSVLLATG, encoded by the coding sequence CTGACACGGCGTACGCCCGCGCTGACGGTGGTGGTCGTCTCGCAGTCGATCGCCGCGGTGGTGCTGGGCGCGATCGTCCTCGTGACGGGTGCCTGGAGCGAGACGGGACCGCGGTTGTGGTTCGCGGTGGCGGCGGGGCTGGTCGGGCCCGTCGCGATGCTGGCCTTCTACAAGGCGCTCGCGCTCGGGCCGATGGGGGTCGTCTCTCCGCTCGGTTCGATCGGGGTCGCCGTGCCCGTGGGGGTCGGGCTCGTCCTCGGGGAGCGTCCCGGGCTGATGCAGTTCGTGGGCATCGCGGTCGCCGTCGCGGGGGTGGTACTGGCGGGTGGGCCGCAGTTCAGGGGGGCGCCCGTGCAGCGGCAGGCCGTGCTGCTCACGCTGCTCGCGGCGTTCGGGTTCGGGGCGGTGATGGCGCTGATCGCCGAGGCGTCGTCCACGCTGACCGGGCTGTTCCTGGCGCTGTTCGTGCAGCGCGTCACGAATGTCGTCGCCGGTGGGGCTGCGCTGTGCGTGTCCGTGCGGCGTGGGCGCGTGGCTCCGCCGCGGGTCGCCTGGCGGGCGGTGCCGGCCTTCGCGTTCGTGGGGCTCGCGGACGTGGCCGCCAACGGCACGTATTCGCTGGCCGCTCAGCGGGGGCCCGTTGCTGTGGCCGCGGTTCTCGCGTCGCTGTATCCGGTGGTTACGGCGCTGGCCGCGCGCGGGGTTCTCCGGGAGCGGTTGCGGGGTGTGCAGGCGGCGGGGGCGGGGCTTGCGTTGGTCGGGAGCGTGTTGCTCGCCACGGGGTGA